A genomic window from Erythrobacter sp. BLCC-B19 includes:
- a CDS encoding ATP-binding protein produces MSTLIDIGQDGARNRVAIDLEELLATRLLVQGNSGSGKSHLLRRLLEECAGQVQQVVIDPEGDFVTLADAFGHVVIDGAAYSAREIEALAARVRQHRASVVLALDELEVEQQIRCAALFLTALFDAPREHWYPALVVVDEAQMFAPAAAGEMSDDTRRLTLSAMTNLMCRGRKRGLAGIVATQRLAKLAKNVAAEASNFLMGRTFLDIDMQRAADLLGMDRRQAERIRDLQRGQFLGLGPAVSRKPVAVNVGPVRTGGRGGGSGLLPLPEAAGQDMEALLTDRLAEAASDPAVRRYQPPARAVVNLDEALSALPLPPAAPAPASEPEPEPEQEPQAVAAPAPVAPPPPAGTIADVVRDLAASEGATFRPAPALFRDFAIRCRQQGIASAHVDVARFRRLFACEIGGLARLEGSARAEVEAIIARVEDDVLAPFLALAVAEVLGEPMPDEEELGRLYGSASPSRIRRLLDHLERSGLIVVREEFGGERVVTVPGLAAAAAQSRAA; encoded by the coding sequence GTGAGCACGCTAATCGACATCGGCCAGGACGGCGCCCGCAATCGGGTCGCGATCGACCTTGAGGAGCTGCTGGCCACCCGCCTGCTGGTGCAGGGCAACTCAGGCTCGGGAAAATCGCATCTTTTGCGGCGTTTGCTGGAGGAGTGCGCCGGGCAGGTGCAGCAGGTGGTGATCGACCCGGAAGGCGATTTCGTGACGCTGGCCGATGCCTTCGGCCACGTGGTGATCGACGGTGCAGCCTATTCGGCGCGCGAGATCGAAGCGCTCGCCGCCCGCGTCCGGCAGCACCGCGCCTCGGTGGTGCTGGCGCTCGATGAGTTGGAGGTCGAGCAGCAGATCCGCTGCGCTGCCTTGTTCTTGACCGCCCTGTTCGATGCCCCGCGCGAGCACTGGTATCCCGCGCTGGTGGTGGTTGACGAAGCCCAGATGTTCGCCCCTGCGGCCGCCGGCGAAATGAGCGACGACACCCGCCGCCTCACCCTTTCGGCGATGACCAACCTGATGTGCCGCGGGCGCAAGCGCGGCCTTGCCGGGATCGTCGCCACCCAGCGGCTTGCCAAGCTCGCCAAGAATGTCGCGGCCGAAGCCAGCAACTTCCTGATGGGGCGCACCTTTCTCGATATCGACATGCAGCGCGCGGCCGATCTGCTGGGCATGGACCGGCGCCAGGCCGAACGCATCCGCGACCTGCAACGCGGGCAGTTCCTCGGCCTTGGCCCGGCGGTCAGCCGCAAGCCGGTCGCAGTCAATGTCGGCCCGGTGCGCACCGGCGGGCGCGGCGGCGGGAGCGGGCTGCTGCCCCTGCCCGAAGCCGCCGGGCAGGATATGGAAGCCCTGCTGACCGATCGTCTTGCCGAAGCGGCGAGCGATCCGGCGGTGCGCCGCTATCAGCCGCCTGCGCGCGCCGTGGTCAATCTCGACGAGGCGTTGAGCGCCCTCCCCCTGCCGCCCGCCGCGCCCGCACCGGCCTCAGAGCCGGAGCCGGAGCCAGAGCAGGAGCCGCAAGCTGTCGCCGCGCCCGCCCCCGTCGCGCCCCCTCCTCCCGCCGGCACGATCGCCGATGTCGTGCGCGATCTGGCGGCGAGCGAGGGCGCGACCTTCCGCCCTGCCCCGGCGCTGTTCCGCGATTTCGCGATCCGCTGCCGCCAGCAGGGCATCGCCAGCGCCCATGTCGACGTCGCCCGCTTCCGCCGCCTGTTCGCCTGCGAGATCGGCGGCCTCGCGCGGCTCGAAGGCAGCGCACGCGCCGAGGTCGAGGCGATTATCGCGCGGGTCGAGGACGATGTGCTCGCCCCCTTCCTCGCGCTTGCGGTGGCCGAAGTGCTGGGGGAACCGATGCCGGACGAGGAAGAACTCGGGCGTCTCTATGGCAGCGCCTCGCCCAGCCGCATCCGCCGCCTGCTCGATCATCTGGAACGCAGCGGGCTGATTGTGGTGCGCGAGGAATTCGGCGGGGAGCGGGTGGTCACGGTGCCGGGCCTTGCCGCAGCAGCGGCGCAAAGCCGGGCGGCCTAG
- a CDS encoding UxaA family hydrolase translates to MPDPAPPALLCHAADSVGIALTGLAAGEVVAPGGHACRLVDPIPAGHKFALRAHARGEPVRRYGEVIGHATCAIAPGTHVHSHNLATNLTGERSYAYGGAPALPLAAAPLPAWRGYRREDGRFATRNEIWLLPTVGCVAPLAEMAAREASARHAGRVDAIAGFGHPHGCSQLGDDLSGTRAALAALCDNPNAGGVVLIGLGCESNQLDALIAAVPARSRAKIRTLRAQDEGDELAAVMALVDDLVDALAPLQRSDAPASALTVGLKCGGSDALSGLTANPLLGRFSERLAASNGRLILTEIPEIFGAEDALLARATSPEVFAAAGDLINRFKRHYLDAGLPVSENPSPGNIAGGITTLEEKSLGAVQKAGAAPLADVIAYGETAQAAGVTLLEAPGNDAVSSTALAAAGATMILFTTGRGTPLGFPVPTVKVASNSALAAAKPGWIDFDAGVLLEQPPEAVLEAFSNRLLAIASGEATAAERAGQRVIALWKRGVTL, encoded by the coding sequence ATGCCTGACCCCGCCCCGCCCGCCCTGCTGTGCCACGCTGCCGACAGTGTCGGGATTGCGCTGACGGGGCTTGCTGCTGGAGAGGTTGTCGCACCGGGCGGCCATGCCTGCCGTCTGGTCGACCCAATTCCGGCAGGGCACAAATTTGCGCTGCGCGCTCACGCAAGGGGCGAGCCCGTGCGACGCTATGGCGAGGTAATCGGCCATGCCACTTGCGCGATTGCACCGGGGACGCACGTTCACAGCCACAATCTTGCGACCAACCTGACGGGCGAGCGCAGCTATGCCTATGGCGGCGCGCCCGCCCTGCCGCTTGCCGCAGCGCCCCTGCCCGCATGGCGAGGCTATCGGCGCGAGGATGGCCGCTTTGCCACGCGCAACGAAATCTGGCTCCTGCCCACGGTCGGCTGCGTCGCCCCACTCGCAGAAATGGCCGCGCGCGAGGCGAGCGCGCGCCATGCCGGGCGCGTCGATGCGATCGCGGGCTTCGGACACCCGCATGGCTGCTCGCAATTGGGCGATGACCTTTCTGGTACGCGTGCAGCGCTTGCCGCCTTGTGCGACAACCCCAATGCGGGCGGCGTGGTGCTGATCGGGCTGGGGTGCGAGAGCAACCAGCTCGATGCGCTGATCGCAGCCGTGCCCGCGCGCAGCCGCGCCAAGATCCGCACCCTGCGCGCGCAGGACGAGGGCGACGAGCTGGCCGCGGTCATGGCGCTGGTTGACGATCTGGTCGATGCGCTGGCACCGCTCCAGCGCAGCGATGCCCCGGCATCGGCGCTCACGGTCGGGCTGAAATGCGGCGGATCGGATGCGCTGTCTGGCCTTACCGCAAACCCGCTGCTCGGCCGCTTTTCCGAGCGTTTGGCCGCCAGCAATGGCCGCTTGATCCTGACCGAGATTCCCGAGATTTTCGGGGCTGAGGACGCCCTGCTGGCCCGTGCAACTTCACCTGAGGTGTTTGCCGCAGCGGGCGATCTCATCAATCGGTTCAAGCGGCACTATCTCGATGCCGGATTGCCGGTGTCGGAGAACCCTTCCCCCGGCAATATCGCGGGCGGGATCACGACGCTGGAGGAGAAGTCGCTCGGCGCCGTGCAGAAGGCGGGCGCTGCGCCGCTGGCCGATGTCATCGCCTATGGCGAGACGGCGCAGGCGGCAGGCGTGACCTTGCTGGAGGCACCGGGGAACGATGCGGTCTCCTCCACGGCGCTGGCGGCAGCAGGGGCAACCATGATCCTGTTCACGACCGGGCGCGGCACCCCTCTGGGGTTCCCGGTGCCGACAGTGAAGGTCGCCTCCAATTCCGCACTCGCAGCCGCAAAGCCGGGGTGGATCGATTTCGATGCAGGCGTGCTGCTCGAACAGCCGCCCGAAGCTGTGCTGGAGGCCTTTTCCAACCGTCTGCTGGCGATCGCCAGCGGCGAGGCCACAGCGGCCGAGCGCGCCGGGCAACGGGTGATCGCGCTGTGGAAGCGCGGCGTGACGCTCTAG
- a CDS encoding MFS transporter → MRSDTAAPAKTGRYRWSIIALLFIATTVNYIDRTMLGLLAPDLGRELGWKESDYGNIVFAFQAAYASGFLVMGTLIDRFGPRIGYAIAITVWTAGHVAHGFASSVTSFMAARMVLGVGEAGHFPAVVRSSSEWFPQKERAYAIGWVNSATTIGVILTAPTLALFMGVLGFGWRETFFITGLFGAALLAAWWFFYSNPRESGRVDEAELAWIEHDPPETVAQLGWSRIARHRSTWAYASAKFLTDPVWFLMLFWLPKYFDSTFGVDLKVVLLPMIVMYLLSDLGSIGGGWLSSRLMQRGYSCNFARKVTMLASGACVLPLLLVTSLDNMWLAVPLIGLALAGHQSFSSNLLALPPDMFPRRAVGSVIGLGGFAGGVGGMIMATSVGKILDVTGGNYTVIFAACTVVYFLAVASIHLLAPTLARVEKV, encoded by the coding sequence ATGAGATCAGACACTGCCGCACCGGCCAAGACAGGGCGCTACCGCTGGTCGATCATCGCGCTCTTGTTCATCGCCACAACGGTCAACTACATCGACCGCACGATGCTCGGCCTGCTGGCGCCCGATCTGGGCCGCGAACTGGGCTGGAAAGAGAGCGATTACGGCAACATCGTCTTCGCCTTCCAGGCCGCCTATGCCTCCGGCTTTCTGGTGATGGGCACGCTGATCGACCGCTTCGGCCCCAGGATCGGCTATGCCATCGCGATCACGGTCTGGACGGCAGGCCACGTCGCGCACGGCTTTGCCAGCTCGGTCACCAGCTTCATGGCCGCGCGCATGGTGCTGGGCGTGGGCGAGGCGGGGCATTTCCCGGCGGTGGTGCGATCCAGCAGCGAATGGTTCCCGCAGAAGGAGCGCGCCTATGCCATCGGCTGGGTCAATTCTGCGACCACCATCGGCGTGATCCTGACCGCGCCGACGCTGGCCCTGTTCATGGGCGTGCTCGGCTTTGGCTGGCGCGAGACGTTCTTCATCACCGGCCTGTTCGGCGCCGCGCTGCTGGCGGCATGGTGGTTCTTCTACAGCAACCCGCGCGAAAGCGGCCGGGTGGACGAGGCTGAGCTGGCGTGGATCGAGCATGACCCGCCCGAAACCGTCGCGCAGCTCGGCTGGAGCCGGATCGCGCGCCACCGGTCAACCTGGGCCTATGCCAGCGCCAAGTTCCTCACCGATCCGGTGTGGTTCCTGATGCTGTTCTGGCTGCCCAAATATTTCGACAGCACCTTTGGCGTCGATCTCAAGGTCGTGCTGCTGCCGATGATCGTGATGTATCTGCTGTCCGACCTTGGCAGCATCGGCGGCGGCTGGCTGTCATCGCGGCTGATGCAGCGCGGCTATAGCTGCAACTTCGCGCGCAAGGTGACGATGCTGGCATCGGGCGCTTGCGTCCTGCCGCTGCTGCTGGTGACAAGCCTCGACAATATGTGGCTCGCCGTGCCGCTGATCGGCCTTGCGCTGGCGGGGCATCAGTCGTTCTCGTCCAACCTGCTAGCACTGCCGCCCGATATGTTCCCGCGCCGGGCGGTGGGATCGGTGATCGGACTGGGCGGCTTTGCCGGCGGCGTGGGCGGCATGATCATGGCGACCTCGGTCGGCAAGATCCTCGATGTGACGGGGGGCAATTACACCGTGATCTTTGCCGCCTGCACGGTGGTCTATTTCCTCGCGGTTGCTTCGATCCACCTGCTTGCGCCGACATTGGCGCGGGTGGAGAAGGTCTGA
- a CDS encoding alpha/beta hydrolase, whose translation MIDRRTALAGLGLAAASPLAARAGGLANTPDNEPSEWVALWPGVPPGAPAVLPDERIVARPKSPVQPDRIMQAIANPRMAVFRPAEANGAAVLITPGGGYSHVVIDKEGFEMGRWLAARGITAFVLFYRLPHQGWTSGADTPLADAQRALRLIRHGASSYAIDPARLSVMGFSAGGHVAASLATRFAAQAYASVDAADALSARPDAAALIYPVIAMRAEIAHAGSRERLLGAAPSAAQSMAYSPDEAVPADAPPFFLLHAEDDAVVPVDNTLRMRAAIKARGLPVETHLYQHGGHGFGISRAAGKPASAWPEAWFAWARAAGMA comes from the coding sequence GTGATCGACCGTCGCACTGCCTTGGCTGGCCTGGGGCTTGCCGCTGCCAGCCCGCTGGCGGCGCGGGCCGGGGGACTGGCCAATACACCGGATAACGAGCCCTCGGAGTGGGTCGCGCTCTGGCCGGGGGTGCCGCCCGGCGCGCCTGCGGTGCTGCCGGACGAACGGATCGTCGCGCGGCCCAAAAGTCCGGTGCAGCCAGACCGCATCATGCAGGCGATCGCCAACCCGCGCATGGCCGTGTTCCGCCCCGCCGAGGCCAATGGCGCGGCGGTGCTGATAACCCCGGGCGGCGGCTATTCCCATGTCGTGATCGACAAGGAAGGCTTCGAGATGGGCCGCTGGCTGGCGGCCCGCGGGATCACCGCCTTCGTGCTGTTCTACCGGCTACCGCATCAGGGCTGGACATCGGGCGCCGATACCCCGCTCGCCGATGCGCAGCGCGCCTTGCGGCTGATCCGGCATGGCGCTTCGTCCTACGCCATTGATCCGGCGCGCCTGAGCGTCATGGGGTTTTCCGCAGGCGGCCATGTTGCCGCGAGCCTTGCAACCCGCTTTGCCGCTCAGGCCTATGCCTCGGTTGATGCCGCCGATGCCCTGTCGGCCCGTCCGGATGCGGCCGCGCTGATCTATCCGGTGATTGCGATGCGCGCCGAAATCGCTCACGCAGGCTCGCGTGAGCGGCTTCTGGGCGCGGCTCCCTCGGCCGCGCAAAGCATGGCCTATTCACCTGACGAGGCGGTTCCGGCCGACGCGCCCCCGTTCTTCCTGCTCCACGCCGAGGATGATGCCGTCGTGCCAGTGGACAACACCCTGCGGATGCGCGCCGCGATCAAGGCGCGCGGCTTGCCGGTCGAGACGCATCTTTACCAGCATGGCGGCCATGGCTTCGGGATCAGCCGTGCGGCGGGCAAGCCGGCGTCTGCCTGGCCCGAGGCCTGGTTCGCCTGGGCGCGCGCGGCGGGGATGGCATGA
- a CDS encoding TonB-dependent receptor codes for MSGMIRFKCALMLGGALLVPAAAAAQSAPATGQPQVAVTTPEEQSESSEIVVSGFRSSLNAALGEKRAAVNAVDVILAEDIADFPDLNLAESIQRIPGVSIDRDNGEGRTITVRGLNPDFTRVRINGMETLSTTGSTDSSGGTNRGRGFDFNTFASELFRSIKVSKSPNPSTEEGSLGAVVDLATARPLDYGAGLTLAGSGQALYNDASQKVNPRIAALASYANEAETFGALVSVAWTPRDIVEEGFSTVRFVGNPVPAAGAAQSFTQRNAFQNEAAFPTAATAFFPRIPRYGVLTSDQDRLGITGAVQFRPSERTLVSLDLLYSKFAGTRREEFLEAISFSRNTADGIRQTDIVALEVDPATRNIISGTFDDVDVRIENRLDDLKTEFKQATLDIEHEFSDTFKVRLNGGLSESDFRISRQTTIIADALNVDGYRIDFSGNPNAPLIDYNIDVTNPANFLVNEVRDRPQSTLNEFKTVALAGDWAASDTLTVQAGASYKQFGFSSTESRRDRVLTSTTVVQPFALTAAESNLARLGKGAPGPDGIDRTWVVPDIDAIATRVGLYSGNFPLTVQAGAVNDVVENDYAGFLQGSLDTELGDWGLRAVAGVRYVRTEVSATGILSGTTVTVDNAYNDWLPSLSVVLEPTAELLIRGNIARQMARPTLASLTPGGTFNPFSTTLSFGNPQLDPFRANSFDLGIEWYFAPEALLSVAVFYKDIETFVTRETTTIPFRDLGLPDSLLEGSPSSPDDIFTVTRNINGEGGDLKGIEIQYQQPFTFLPGVLKNFGFLGNLTLLDSDVNYGTTAAPLRDQLTGLSKTGFNTTLYYEDSKFSARISGAYRSSFLTRVPGQNGNDIEGTRATFNVDAAMSYALTDNIRITLEGINLTDEVRPQFVDSVGDRPVTFNRTGRTVLIGARFTL; via the coding sequence ATGTCCGGGATGATCCGTTTCAAATGCGCGCTCATGCTCGGCGGCGCGCTGTTGGTGCCTGCCGCTGCTGCCGCGCAGAGCGCGCCGGCGACGGGCCAGCCGCAGGTTGCGGTGACGACTCCCGAAGAGCAGAGCGAGAGCAGCGAGATCGTCGTCTCCGGCTTCCGTTCCAGCCTCAATGCCGCACTCGGCGAAAAGCGCGCAGCGGTGAATGCGGTCGACGTGATCCTCGCCGAAGACATCGCCGACTTCCCCGACCTCAACCTGGCCGAATCGATCCAGCGCATTCCCGGTGTCTCGATCGACCGCGACAATGGCGAGGGCCGCACCATCACCGTGCGCGGCCTCAACCCCGATTTCACCCGCGTGCGCATCAACGGGATGGAGACGCTCTCGACCACCGGATCGACCGACTCGTCGGGTGGCACCAACCGCGGGCGCGGGTTCGATTTCAATACCTTTGCCTCGGAACTGTTCCGGAGCATCAAGGTGTCGAAGTCGCCCAATCCGTCGACCGAGGAAGGCTCGCTCGGCGCAGTGGTCGATCTCGCCACCGCCCGGCCGCTCGATTACGGCGCGGGGCTGACGCTCGCCGGGTCGGGGCAGGCGCTTTACAATGACGCCTCGCAGAAGGTGAACCCGCGCATCGCCGCGCTGGCGAGCTACGCCAATGAGGCCGAAACCTTCGGCGCGCTGGTCTCGGTCGCCTGGACACCGCGCGACATTGTCGAGGAAGGCTTCAGCACGGTCCGCTTTGTCGGCAACCCCGTGCCCGCTGCGGGCGCTGCGCAAAGCTTCACCCAGCGCAACGCCTTCCAGAACGAGGCCGCCTTTCCGACCGCTGCCACCGCCTTCTTCCCGCGCATCCCGCGCTATGGCGTGCTGACGAGCGATCAGGACCGGCTCGGCATCACCGGCGCCGTGCAGTTCCGCCCGTCGGAGCGCACGCTGGTCAGCCTCGATCTGCTCTATTCGAAGTTCGCCGGCACCCGCCGCGAGGAGTTCCTCGAAGCGATCTCCTTCAGCCGCAACACCGCCGATGGCATTCGGCAGACCGATATCGTCGCGCTCGAGGTCGATCCGGCCACCCGCAACATCATCAGCGGCACCTTTGACGATGTCGATGTGCGGATCGAGAACCGGCTCGATGATCTCAAGACCGAGTTCAAGCAGGCGACGCTCGATATCGAGCATGAATTCTCCGACACCTTCAAAGTGCGCCTCAATGGCGGCCTGTCGGAATCCGATTTCCGCATATCGCGCCAGACCACCATCATCGCTGATGCGCTGAATGTGGACGGCTACCGCATCGACTTCAGCGGCAATCCCAACGCCCCGCTGATCGATTACAACATCGACGTCACCAATCCGGCCAACTTCCTCGTCAACGAAGTGCGCGACCGGCCGCAATCGACCTTGAACGAGTTCAAGACCGTGGCGCTCGCGGGCGACTGGGCGGCAAGCGATACGCTGACCGTGCAGGCAGGGGCATCGTACAAGCAGTTCGGCTTTTCCTCGACCGAATCGCGCCGTGACCGGGTGCTGACTTCGACCACCGTGGTGCAGCCCTTTGCGCTGACGGCGGCGGAATCGAACCTCGCAAGGCTGGGCAAGGGTGCGCCGGGGCCGGACGGGATCGACCGCACCTGGGTGGTGCCCGATATCGACGCGATCGCCACGCGGGTCGGTCTCTACAGCGGCAATTTCCCGCTGACGGTGCAGGCCGGCGCGGTCAATGACGTGGTCGAGAATGACTACGCCGGGTTTCTGCAAGGCTCGCTCGATACCGAGCTTGGCGACTGGGGTCTGCGCGCGGTGGCGGGGGTGCGCTATGTCCGCACCGAAGTCAGCGCGACCGGCATCCTCAGCGGCACCACGGTGACGGTCGACAATGCCTATAACGACTGGCTGCCCTCGCTTTCGGTGGTGCTGGAGCCGACCGCCGAACTGCTGATCCGCGGCAATATCGCCCGCCAGATGGCCCGTCCGACGCTTGCCAGCCTGACGCCGGGAGGCACCTTCAACCCGTTCAGCACCACGCTGAGCTTCGGCAACCCGCAGCTCGATCCGTTCCGCGCCAATTCCTTCGATCTCGGGATCGAATGGTATTTCGCACCCGAAGCCCTGCTGTCGGTCGCGGTGTTCTACAAGGACATTGAAACCTTCGTGACGCGCGAGACGACGACGATCCCGTTCCGCGATCTGGGCCTGCCCGACAGCCTGCTCGAAGGCTCGCCCTCCAGCCCGGACGACATCTTCACCGTCACCCGCAACATCAATGGCGAGGGCGGTGATCTGAAGGGTATCGAGATCCAGTACCAGCAGCCCTTCACTTTCCTGCCCGGGGTGCTCAAGAACTTCGGCTTCCTCGGCAACCTCACGCTGCTCGATTCCGATGTGAACTACGGCACCACCGCAGCCCCCTTGCGCGATCAGTTGACGGGGCTTTCGAAGACCGGGTTCAACACCACGCTCTATTACGAAGACAGCAAGTTCAGCGCGCGCATCTCGGGCGCCTATCGCAGCAGCTTCCTGACCCGCGTGCCGGGGCAGAACGGCAACGATATCGAAGGCACGCGCGCGACCTTCAACGTCGATGCCGCGATGAGCTATGCGCTGACGGACAATATCCGCATCACGCTGGAAGGTATCAACCTGACCGACGAGGTGCGGCCGCAATTCGTTGACAGTGTCGGCGATCGTCCGGTGACCTTCAACCGCACGGGCCGGACGGTGCTGATCGGCGCGCGTTTCACGCTGTGA
- a CDS encoding pectate lyase family protein, with amino-acid sequence MLLAVFAPQQAFAHPADPTQGGAGGRIIRVTTLAADGPGSLRAAIKAKGPRIVVFEVAGIIDLGRDSIDINNPFLTIAGQTAPAPGITIIKGGIDIKTHDVKLQHIRVLTGADGQPKRSGWEADALSTVRAARVVVENCTFLWGIDENMSASGPRFTGTTLEEWREGTSRDIVFRLNLAAEGLADSSHPKGEHSKGSLVHDNATGIVFDRNIWAHNVERSPLVKGGAQVLMINNLIYNPQRRAVHYNLMDLEWAGQPRVTGEITAVGNVMRGGNDTDPGLPFLMLGGVGDLAFYGRDNVAVDRLGNPLPLFGRYGKTEAKLIEAQAPLASLEGYAILPADEVETAVLATAGARPWDRGSEELRVLFFIAEGRGEVIDDESEVGGYPVIAPTAAPFVEADWDLATMTPKSGIWPGQKPGAQEHLSPRDRGMRAGGK; translated from the coding sequence ATGCTGCTTGCTGTGTTCGCGCCGCAACAGGCTTTCGCGCATCCCGCGGACCCGACCCAGGGCGGCGCAGGCGGGCGGATCATCCGCGTCACCACGCTCGCCGCCGATGGCCCGGGTTCCCTGCGCGCAGCGATCAAGGCCAAGGGGCCGCGCATCGTCGTGTTCGAAGTGGCAGGGATCATCGACCTCGGGCGCGACAGCATCGATATCAACAACCCTTTCCTCACCATCGCCGGCCAGACCGCCCCTGCCCCCGGCATCACGATCATCAAGGGCGGGATCGACATCAAGACCCATGACGTGAAGCTCCAGCACATACGCGTGCTGACCGGTGCCGATGGCCAGCCCAAGCGCAGCGGGTGGGAAGCCGACGCGCTCTCCACCGTGCGCGCCGCGCGGGTGGTGGTCGAGAACTGCACCTTCCTGTGGGGCATCGACGAGAACATGTCCGCCTCCGGCCCGCGCTTTACCGGCACCACGCTTGAGGAATGGCGCGAGGGCACCAGCCGCGACATCGTCTTCCGCCTCAACCTCGCGGCAGAAGGTCTGGCGGATTCGAGCCACCCCAAGGGCGAGCACTCGAAGGGATCGCTGGTCCACGACAATGCCACCGGCATCGTGTTCGATCGCAACATCTGGGCGCATAATGTCGAACGCAGTCCGCTGGTGAAGGGCGGCGCGCAGGTGCTGATGATCAACAACCTGATCTACAACCCGCAGCGCCGCGCGGTGCATTACAACCTGATGGACCTGGAATGGGCCGGACAGCCGCGCGTGACGGGCGAGATCACCGCGGTCGGCAATGTGATGCGCGGGGGGAACGACACCGATCCGGGCCTGCCCTTCCTGATGCTTGGCGGGGTCGGCGATCTGGCCTTCTACGGGCGTGACAATGTCGCCGTCGACCGGCTCGGCAACCCGCTCCCGCTGTTCGGGCGCTATGGCAAGACCGAGGCGAAGCTGATCGAGGCGCAGGCGCCGCTCGCAAGCCTTGAGGGCTACGCCATCCTCCCTGCCGACGAGGTCGAGACGGCCGTCCTCGCCACCGCCGGGGCGCGGCCCTGGGACCGGGGAAGCGAGGAGCTGCGGGTGCTGTTCTTCATTGCCGAGGGCCGGGGCGAAGTGATCGACGACGAGAGCGAGGTCGGCGGCTATCCGGTGATTGCGCCAACCGCCGCGCCTTTTGTCGAGGCGGACTGGGATCTGGCCACCATGACCCCGAAATCGGGCATCTGGCCGGGCCAGAAGCCGGGCGCGCAGGAGCATCTTTCGCCGCGTGACCGGGGGATGCGGGCGGGGGGCAAGTGA
- a CDS encoding cupin domain-containing protein → MVVIREDDVRRDEPPPHGAIGMSTAYRISDAVPPARAMEFRRRVLHIGAAIGAHPISHDEVYYVLSGRGEVVSDGVVAVLEPGMAAYLWKGAVVGIRQLGDEPLDLIVSYPN, encoded by the coding sequence ATGGTGGTGATCCGCGAGGACGACGTGCGCCGCGACGAGCCCCCGCCCCACGGCGCGATCGGCATGAGCACCGCCTATCGAATCTCCGACGCCGTGCCCCCTGCGCGCGCGATGGAGTTCCGCCGCCGCGTGCTGCACATCGGCGCGGCGATCGGCGCGCATCCCATCAGCCATGACGAGGTCTACTATGTCCTCTCGGGCCGGGGCGAGGTGGTGTCTGACGGCGTGGTTGCCGTGCTCGAACCCGGCATGGCGGCCTATCTGTGGAAGGGCGCGGTGGTGGGCATCCGGCAATTGGGCGACGAGCCGCTCGACCTGATTGTCAGCTACCCCAATTAG